A stretch of the Bacillus sp. B-jedd genome encodes the following:
- a CDS encoding carbohydrate ABC transporter substrate-binding protein codes for MKKKFLLAGMSALLSLSLVACQSDSNPASGKKDDKDGKKETIQVAALESAYGKDMWEKVVAEYEKANPDVKVELTIDKNLEDVISPNMKAGNYPDVVALGLGRKLALTETMIKDKGIEDITDVFDKKVYGEDAKVKDKLIPGFTETLVTNPYNDGKTYLAPMFYSPTGLFYNAALLKEKGWEVPETWDEMWALGDKAKAEGISLFTYPTTGYFDAFFFSLLFEIGGPDFFNKAMKYEDGVWESPEATKAFEIVGKLAKYIAPTTVANANDKDYTKNQQLILDNKAIFMPNGTWVVGEMKDAPRAEGFEWGMTALPAVESGGDRYAFTFFEQMWVPSQADNKDAAKDFLTFVYSDKAAEIFAEAGAIQPIQGISDKLSGDNKLFYSIYDSGAKAGMGGFAATDAVEGVSMGETLFRSIDSVVSGDKSVKEWQEAVEKASDKLRPALK; via the coding sequence ATGAAGAAGAAGTTTCTACTGGCAGGTATGTCGGCGTTGCTTTCGCTCAGTTTAGTGGCTTGCCAGAGTGATAGCAATCCCGCTAGCGGCAAGAAAGACGATAAAGACGGCAAAAAGGAAACGATCCAGGTTGCCGCTTTGGAATCGGCTTACGGCAAGGATATGTGGGAAAAGGTGGTTGCCGAGTATGAAAAGGCCAACCCGGATGTAAAGGTTGAGTTGACGATCGACAAGAACCTCGAGGATGTCATCAGCCCGAATATGAAGGCTGGAAATTATCCCGATGTTGTCGCGCTTGGACTTGGAAGGAAGCTTGCCTTGACAGAAACAATGATCAAGGACAAGGGAATTGAAGACATCACCGATGTTTTTGATAAGAAGGTCTACGGCGAGGATGCAAAAGTGAAGGACAAGTTGATCCCAGGCTTTACGGAAACGCTTGTCACCAACCCGTATAACGATGGCAAAACTTATCTTGCACCAATGTTCTACAGCCCTACCGGTTTGTTCTATAACGCTGCCCTTTTGAAAGAAAAAGGCTGGGAAGTCCCCGAGACTTGGGATGAAATGTGGGCGCTGGGTGATAAAGCGAAAGCAGAGGGAATTTCTCTCTTCACCTATCCAACTACCGGTTACTTTGACGCCTTCTTCTTCTCGCTTCTTTTTGAAATTGGCGGACCGGACTTCTTCAACAAGGCGATGAAATATGAAGATGGCGTTTGGGAATCTCCTGAAGCAACGAAAGCATTCGAAATTGTTGGCAAGCTTGCAAAATACATCGCGCCAACAACGGTTGCAAACGCAAATGACAAGGACTATACGAAAAACCAGCAGCTTATCCTTGATAACAAGGCAATCTTCATGCCAAACGGCACATGGGTTGTCGGCGAGATGAAGGACGCACCAAGGGCGGAAGGCTTTGAATGGGGCATGACGGCGCTGCCGGCTGTTGAATCAGGCGGGGACCGCTACGCATTCACTTTCTTCGAGCAAATGTGGGTACCATCCCAGGCTGACAATAAAGATGCAGCCAAGGACTTCCTGACTTTCGTCTATTCCGACAAAGCAGCGGAAATCTTCGCGGAAGCCGGCGCTATCCAGCCGATCCAAGGCATTTCCGACAAGTTGTCAGGCGACAATAAATTGTTCTACAGCATTTATGACAGCGGCGCGAAAGCAGGCATGGGCGGCTTCGCGGCAACTGACGCTGTTGAGGGCGTCAGCATGGGCGAGACATTGTTCAGATCGATCGACAGCGTTGTTTCTGGCGATAAATCAGTCAAGGAATGGCAAGAAGCTGTTGAGAAGGCTAGCGACAAATTGCGTCCAGCCCTAAAATAA